The proteins below come from a single Miscanthus floridulus cultivar M001 chromosome 1, ASM1932011v1, whole genome shotgun sequence genomic window:
- the LOC136491276 gene encoding target of rapamycin complex subunit LST8-like — MWDGSMVVAANNHGTCYVWRLLKGTQTITCFEPLHKLQAHDGYILKCLLSPEFCDPNRYLAIASSDHTVKIWNVDGFKLERTLVGHQRWVWDCVFSVDGAYLITASSDTTARLWTMSTGEAIRVYQGHHKATVCCALHDGAESAPS, encoded by the exons ATGTGGGATGGGAGTATGGTGGTTGCTGCAAATAACCATGGGACATGTTACGTTTGGCGCCTACTTAAGGGTACTCAG ACAATTACCTGCTTTGAACCTCTGCACAAACTGCAAGCCCATGATGGCTACATTCTGAAGTGCCTGCTTTCACCAGAATTTTGCGATCCTAACAG GTATCTTGCCATAGCATCATCTGACCACACTGTAAAGATTTggaatgttgatggcttcaagtTGGAAAGAACTTTAGTCG GCCATCAGCGCTGGGTTTGGGACTGTGTATTCTCGGTCGATGGTGCTTATCTGATAACAG CTTCTTCAGACACCACAGCGAGGCTATGGACGATGTCAACCGGAGAGGCCATCAGGGTGTACCAGGGTCATCACAAGGCCACCGTGTGCTGCGCTCTCCATGATGGGGCAGAATCAGCGCCCTCATAA